The following coding sequences lie in one Zingiber officinale cultivar Zhangliang chromosome 2B, Zo_v1.1, whole genome shotgun sequence genomic window:
- the LOC122049287 gene encoding zinc finger A20 and AN1 domain-containing stress-associated protein 5-like — MAEEQRCQEGHRLCANNCGFFGSPATLDLCSKCYRDLRLKEDQAASAKVAVERSLSPPPPPSPSPSPSSSSPVPSLSSPSPASSSPLGAPSGTAAAVDTASRPIRCLSCRKKVGLVGFRCRCGETFCGEHRYPERHSCAFDYKAAGRDSIALANPLVKADKLRKI; from the coding sequence ATGGCGGAGGAGCAGAGATGCCAGGAAGGGCACCGGCTGTGCGCCAACAACTGCGGGTTTTTCGGGAGCCCCGCGACCCTCGACCTCTGCTCCAAGTGCTATCGCGACCTCCGCCTCAAGGAAGATCAAGCCGCCTCCGCCAAGGTGGCCGTGGAGCGGTCCCTTTCccctccgccgccgccgtcgccgtcgccgtcgccgtcgtcTTCCTCGCCTGTCCCTTCCTTGTCCTCCCCCTCCCCCGCATCATCTTCCCCCCTCGGGGCGCCTTCGGGAACAGCGGCTGCCGTGGACACGGCTAGCCGGCCGATCCGGTGCCTGTCGTGCCGGAAGAAGGTGGGCCTCGTGGGGTTCCGCTGCCGCTGCGGGGAGACCTTCTGCGGGGAGCACCGCTACCCGGAGCGCCACTCGTGCGCCTTCGACTACAAGGCGGCCGGCCGTGACTCGATCGCGCTCGCCAACCCTCTCGTCAAGGCTGACAAACTCCGCAAGATCTAG